The proteins below are encoded in one region of Bremerella sp. P1:
- a CDS encoding aminotransferase class I/II-fold pyridoxal phosphate-dependent enzyme has product MSDSAHTNDDQQDPPFEVQFAQRVYRLPPYMFGRINALLYEKRVAGNDVIDMGMGNPSDPPADYVMDKMCEAVKDVRNHGYSKSNGIRNLRREVAAKYLKKYGVRLDPESEVMVCLGSKEGFSHMCLAMMGPGDTAIVPAPYFPVHTYAVALASGNVISLDVANSEKFLSNIAYTCEHLYPKPKLLIICYPHNPSTVTVEPEFFVDVVKIAKKYGLMVISDFAYADVAFDGYKPPSFLSAPGASDVGVEFTTMSKGYNMAGWRVGYCAGNKEMIRGLGTIKGYYDYGMFQAIQIASIIALREGDAAVEAQSQIYQSRRDALVDGLVRLGWDVTPPRAGMFVWAKIPDEWQKRMSTMDFAMMLLEKGDVAVSPGSGFGPSGEGYLRLSLVENENRLRQAVRQIKGCLKEAEAESITA; this is encoded by the coding sequence ATGTCCGATTCCGCTCATACCAACGACGACCAACAAGATCCTCCGTTCGAGGTTCAGTTCGCGCAGCGTGTCTATCGCCTACCTCCGTACATGTTTGGGCGAATCAACGCCTTGCTGTATGAAAAGCGGGTCGCCGGAAACGACGTGATCGATATGGGCATGGGTAATCCGTCCGACCCGCCCGCCGACTACGTCATGGATAAGATGTGCGAAGCGGTCAAGGATGTTCGCAACCACGGATATAGCAAGTCCAATGGTATTCGCAACTTGCGCCGAGAAGTCGCCGCGAAATACCTCAAGAAGTATGGCGTTCGGTTGGATCCGGAATCGGAAGTGATGGTCTGCTTGGGGTCTAAGGAAGGCTTTTCCCATATGTGCCTGGCCATGATGGGGCCTGGCGATACGGCAATTGTCCCGGCACCCTACTTCCCCGTACATACTTACGCTGTTGCGTTGGCATCGGGAAATGTCATTTCCCTGGACGTTGCCAACAGCGAGAAGTTCCTCTCGAACATCGCTTATACCTGCGAGCACCTCTATCCGAAGCCCAAGCTTCTGATCATTTGCTATCCACATAATCCCTCGACGGTCACCGTTGAGCCTGAGTTCTTTGTGGACGTGGTGAAGATTGCCAAGAAGTACGGCCTGATGGTGATCAGCGACTTCGCCTACGCCGATGTCGCGTTCGATGGCTACAAGCCTCCTAGCTTTCTCTCGGCCCCAGGTGCCAGCGACGTGGGTGTTGAATTCACCACGATGAGCAAAGGCTACAACATGGCTGGCTGGCGCGTCGGATATTGTGCTGGCAATAAAGAGATGATCCGCGGTCTGGGCACCATCAAGGGCTACTACGACTACGGCATGTTCCAAGCTATCCAAATTGCCTCGATCATCGCCCTACGCGAAGGCGATGCCGCTGTCGAAGCTCAAAGCCAGATCTATCAAAGCCGCCGAGACGCCCTGGTCGATGGCTTGGTTCGACTTGGCTGGGATGTTACACCGCCCCGTGCTGGCATGTTTGTCTGGGCAAAAATCCCGGACGAATGGCAAAAACGCATGAGCACGATGGATTTTGCTATGATGCTGCTCGAAAAAGGGGACGTTGCTGTCAGTCCCGGTAGTGGTTTCGGACCAAGTGGCGAAGGCTATCTGCGACTTAGCCTGGTTGAGAATGAAAACCGACTTCGCCAAGCTGTCCGTCAGATCAAGGGCTGCCTGAAAGAGGCCGAAGCCGAGTCCATCACAGCCTAG
- a CDS encoding OsmC family protein, whose protein sequence is MENYSANVHWERGDQNFLDKKYRRGHTWKFDGGTEIAASSSPHVLPPPMSDPRCVDPEEAFVAALASCHMLWFLAMAAKHQWLVDSYDDKPTGKMDKNKEGRTAMSVVTLRPKVVFGGESQPTADEISTLHKEAHELCFIANSVKSEIRIAPRV, encoded by the coding sequence ATGGAAAACTACTCGGCGAACGTACATTGGGAACGTGGGGATCAAAACTTTCTCGACAAGAAATATCGTCGGGGTCATACGTGGAAATTTGATGGAGGAACAGAGATCGCGGCATCCTCTTCGCCCCACGTTCTACCCCCGCCCATGTCCGATCCACGCTGCGTCGATCCAGAAGAGGCCTTCGTGGCGGCCCTTGCAAGCTGTCACATGCTGTGGTTCTTGGCCATGGCAGCAAAGCATCAGTGGTTGGTCGACAGCTACGACGATAAGCCAACCGGTAAGATGGACAAGAACAAGGAGGGGAGGACAGCCATGTCAGTGGTCACGCTTCGGCCTAAAGTCGTTTTTGGCGGGGAAAGCCAGCCGACGGCTGATGAGATCAGCACATTGCACAAGGAGGCTCACGAACTGTGCTTCATCGCCAATTCCGTGAAATCCGAGATTCGTATCGCGCCAAGAGTCTAG
- a CDS encoding peptidylprolyl isomerase, which produces MTGKDATRRLPLGKSWVLAAVGFVVLIGGVVAWRQVTGGPQTAEAQAPVQQRQAAPQRQTASGPLAAPAEEVAAPTRTAQKIQTVAVVNREPISRDTLGDEALRRHGEDVLESLLNRHLISMACQQKGIQITEADIDNEITNIAKKFGLSVDRWLGLLKEERNVTPGQYRREIIWPTLALRKLAENQLAVTDAEIQVEYEKNYGPKVKVRMISLSERGLAEELRAKAAANPDSFADMAKDHSQDVNSAAARGLIPPIRKHIGNQEIEDTVFAMQPGEISPVLFVQGQYLIFKCEEHLPADQIPANSLPAIRQRLSDVVRESKMRDAAGDIYEQLQSSAQIVNVFNDPSKSAQMPGVAATLNGQPVSIQELKEECISRHGLEVLDGEINRKILQQELTRRQLSVSEADLESEIVRAADAFGFLTKEGKPDMEAWLKQVTEEQGVSVELYVRDAVWPTVALKKLVDSKVQITENDIVKGFAANYGERAQILAIVLDSQRRAQEVWEMARRNPTEKFFGELARQYSIEPVSKNNDGQVPPIRRHGGQPTIEDEAFKLQPGEISGIIATGNQYIILYSLGLTKPLIHNVEDVRDELVKELHEKKLRLAMAEEFERLRDNAQIDNFLANTTQAGKAYESAVRQQMQQRK; this is translated from the coding sequence ATGACTGGCAAGGATGCTACTCGCCGACTTCCCCTAGGTAAGTCCTGGGTTCTGGCAGCCGTCGGATTTGTTGTTTTGATTGGTGGAGTCGTCGCTTGGCGACAAGTCACCGGTGGCCCGCAAACAGCGGAAGCCCAAGCCCCTGTCCAACAACGACAGGCCGCCCCGCAGCGTCAAACAGCCTCTGGCCCGTTGGCAGCTCCGGCGGAAGAAGTGGCTGCCCCAACGCGAACCGCTCAGAAGATCCAAACAGTCGCAGTCGTCAATCGCGAACCTATCTCTCGCGATACGCTGGGCGACGAAGCTCTTCGTCGTCATGGCGAGGACGTTCTGGAAAGCCTGCTTAACCGTCACTTGATCTCGATGGCCTGCCAGCAAAAGGGCATCCAGATTACCGAGGCAGACATCGACAACGAAATTACCAACATCGCCAAGAAGTTTGGCCTGTCGGTCGATCGTTGGCTGGGTCTTCTCAAAGAAGAACGCAACGTGACCCCTGGCCAGTACCGTCGCGAAATCATCTGGCCAACGCTTGCTCTTCGCAAGTTGGCTGAAAACCAACTCGCGGTAACTGACGCTGAAATCCAAGTCGAATACGAAAAGAACTACGGCCCGAAAGTCAAAGTCCGCATGATTTCGCTCAGCGAACGCGGCTTGGCCGAAGAACTACGTGCCAAAGCGGCTGCGAATCCTGATTCGTTCGCTGACATGGCCAAAGATCACTCGCAAGATGTCAACAGTGCTGCTGCTCGCGGCTTGATTCCACCGATTCGCAAACACATCGGTAATCAGGAAATCGAAGACACCGTTTTCGCAATGCAGCCAGGCGAAATTTCCCCAGTGCTGTTCGTCCAAGGTCAGTACTTGATCTTCAAGTGCGAAGAACACCTGCCAGCTGATCAAATCCCTGCCAACAGCCTGCCGGCAATTCGCCAACGTCTGTCCGACGTCGTTCGCGAAAGCAAGATGCGTGATGCTGCTGGGGACATCTACGAACAACTGCAGTCCAGCGCTCAAATCGTGAATGTCTTCAACGATCCAAGTAAGTCGGCCCAGATGCCTGGCGTAGCCGCTACGCTCAATGGACAGCCGGTTAGCATTCAGGAACTGAAAGAAGAATGCATTAGCCGTCATGGCCTGGAAGTCTTGGATGGAGAAATCAATCGCAAGATTCTGCAGCAAGAACTGACCCGTCGACAACTTTCCGTTTCGGAAGCGGATCTCGAATCAGAAATCGTTCGAGCAGCGGATGCGTTTGGTTTCCTCACCAAGGAAGGCAAGCCCGACATGGAAGCCTGGCTGAAGCAGGTCACCGAAGAGCAAGGCGTATCGGTCGAGCTTTATGTTCGCGATGCTGTCTGGCCGACCGTGGCGCTGAAGAAGCTGGTCGACAGCAAAGTTCAGATTACCGAAAACGACATTGTGAAGGGTTTTGCAGCCAACTACGGCGAACGTGCCCAGATCCTGGCCATTGTCCTGGATAGCCAACGCCGTGCGCAGGAAGTCTGGGAAATGGCTCGCCGCAATCCTACCGAAAAGTTCTTCGGTGAACTCGCCCGTCAATACTCGATCGAGCCAGTCTCGAAGAACAACGACGGTCAGGTTCCACCCATTCGTCGACATGGTGGCCAGCCAACCATCGAAGACGAGGCCTTCAAGTTGCAGCCTGGCGAGATCTCCGGAATCATCGCCACGGGCAACCAGTACATTATTTTGTACAGCCTTGGTCTGACTAAGCCGCTGATCCACAACGTGGAAGACGTCCGCGACGAATTGGTCAAAGAACTGCACGAGAAGAAACTGCGGTTGGCAATGGCTGAAGAATTCGAACGTCTGCGTGACAATGCACAGATCGATAACTTCCTGGCCAATACCACCCAGGCTGGCAAAGCCTACGAATCGGCTGTTCGTCAGCAGATGCAGCAGCGAAAATAG
- the frr gene encoding ribosome recycling factor: MNADQITEDATQRMEKAIDVLKNGLSGVRTGRATPGLVDSLRVEVYGSLQPIKQIASVSVPEPSQLLIRPYDTGAIKDIEKAIVASDLGMAPQSDGRVIRLNVPQLSTEVRKKLVSRIKELAEESRVSIRNIRRDANKAADTAEKDKTISEDIRDDIKDNVQELTKKYEDQVNDLAKTKEKDVMED; encoded by the coding sequence ATGAACGCGGATCAAATTACGGAAGACGCAACGCAGCGTATGGAAAAAGCGATCGACGTCCTGAAGAACGGCCTCAGCGGTGTTCGAACGGGTCGTGCGACACCAGGTCTGGTCGATTCACTTCGAGTCGAAGTGTATGGATCGCTTCAACCTATCAAGCAGATCGCTTCGGTGAGTGTTCCCGAGCCGAGCCAGCTTTTGATCCGTCCTTACGATACCGGCGCCATCAAAGACATCGAAAAGGCGATTGTCGCCAGCGACCTGGGCATGGCCCCTCAGAGCGATGGCCGCGTGATCCGCTTGAACGTGCCGCAACTGTCGACCGAAGTTCGTAAGAAGCTTGTTTCTCGTATCAAAGAACTGGCCGAAGAGTCGCGTGTATCGATTCGTAATATCCGCCGCGATGCCAACAAGGCTGCCGATACCGCGGAAAAGGATAAGACGATCAGCGAAGACATCCGCGACGATATCAAGGACAACGTTCAAGAGCTGACCAAGAAGTACGAAGACCAGGTCAACGATTTGGCCAAGACCAAAGAAAAGGACGTGATGGAAGACTAA
- a CDS encoding PH domain-containing protein, producing the protein MNRSFYPAKIDWGVSLLLAGQAMIYFGLGIVCFFLSPPTYIGGILLVLTGALLQSIWMYTYYKIDEQYLRIRCGPIWWTVPLEHIFSVEKTSSIWLMMGGPHLRLALSKDGLMIRYRSRPQQKWLGLFTPTVLISPVDRDEFLGAIQSARPDLTLTKDGNLGLKEQ; encoded by the coding sequence ATGAACCGATCCTTCTATCCCGCAAAAATCGACTGGGGAGTTTCCCTGCTACTTGCCGGCCAGGCAATGATCTACTTTGGACTGGGCATCGTCTGTTTCTTTCTCTCCCCGCCTACGTATATCGGTGGAATACTGCTCGTTTTAACAGGTGCACTTCTCCAATCGATTTGGATGTACACCTATTACAAGATCGATGAGCAGTACCTGCGGATTCGGTGTGGTCCCATATGGTGGACAGTCCCGCTAGAGCATATTTTTTCGGTCGAGAAGACTTCGAGCATCTGGCTCATGATGGGAGGCCCTCACCTGCGGTTAGCCCTTTCGAAAGATGGCCTGATGATCCGCTATCGGAGCCGTCCTCAGCAAAAGTGGCTGGGACTTTTCACCCCTACAGTGCTCATTTCGCCAGTCGACCGAGATGAATTCTTGGGCGCCATACAGTCCGCTCGCCCCGACCTGACGCTGACTAAGGATGGAAACCTGGGGCTTAAAGAGCAGTAG
- the pyrH gene encoding UMP kinase codes for MSETPENNTTKYKRIILKLSGESFSRAGERGIAMDEVVSISQQIQQAAALGCQIAVVIGGGNILRGGQFKNESASIQEATAHYMGMLATVINGLALQDALESLGMSTRLMTAIHMHGVAEPYIRRKASRHLEKGRIVILAAGTGSPFVTTDTAAAQRALELEADILMKATRVDGVYSDDPEKNPHAVFYRTLGFDKVVAENLRVMDGTAISQCREHGMPILVFNFKMDGNIQKAVRGEQVGTLIDPNL; via the coding sequence ATGTCGGAAACGCCTGAGAACAATACCACCAAATACAAACGGATCATCCTCAAGCTTTCTGGCGAAAGCTTCTCCCGGGCCGGCGAACGCGGGATTGCTATGGACGAGGTCGTCAGCATCTCGCAGCAGATCCAGCAAGCAGCAGCGCTAGGCTGCCAGATCGCCGTGGTCATCGGCGGGGGCAATATTCTTCGCGGTGGCCAATTCAAAAACGAAAGCGCTTCGATTCAGGAAGCCACGGCCCACTACATGGGCATGCTGGCAACGGTAATCAATGGCTTGGCCCTGCAAGACGCACTGGAAAGCCTCGGTATGTCCACGCGATTGATGACCGCCATTCACATGCATGGCGTTGCCGAACCGTACATCCGCCGCAAGGCATCCCGCCATTTGGAAAAGGGCCGCATCGTTATTCTGGCCGCCGGAACTGGTAGTCCGTTTGTCACCACCGACACGGCGGCCGCTCAACGGGCGCTGGAACTGGAAGCCGATATTTTGATGAAGGCAACCCGAGTCGATGGTGTCTACAGTGACGACCCCGAGAAGAACCCTCATGCGGTCTTCTACCGCACGCTTGGTTTCGACAAGGTCGTCGCTGAAAACCTCCGCGTAATGGATGGTACCGCGATTAGCCAATGCCGTGAGCATGGTATGCCGATCCTTGTTTTCAACTTTAAGATGGACGGCAACATTCAAAAGGCAGTCCGTGGCGAACAGGTTGGAACGCTGATCGATCCGAATCTGTAA
- the tsf gene encoding translation elongation factor Ts, with protein sequence MTAITAGAVKALREKTGLPMMECKKALTESSGDEEKAILWLRENGKVKMLNRTDRVTEFGRVGIYTDADKGAMVEFKCESAPVTQLEEFIALADDLAKVYAETPSVTTAEELLAQPSTIKEGTTLGELKDDMFNRIREVFNVGRMIRVEGATGGYSHNSSTVSGVLVEVEGDNAEVVKDVAMHVAAMSPSVLSKEDIDPELVEKERAILKAAAMNEDSSKPENIIDKMVEGRLRNFYAQVALLEQPFVKEPKQTVSKYAAENGVKIKGFTHWVIGDDATPSEEG encoded by the coding sequence ATGACGGCAATCACCGCCGGAGCAGTTAAGGCACTTCGCGAAAAGACCGGCCTTCCCATGATGGAATGCAAAAAGGCCCTGACTGAGTCGAGTGGCGACGAAGAGAAGGCAATCTTGTGGCTTCGCGAAAACGGCAAAGTCAAAATGCTCAACCGCACCGACCGAGTTACTGAATTCGGTCGCGTTGGTATCTACACCGACGCTGACAAGGGTGCCATGGTTGAGTTCAAGTGCGAAAGCGCTCCGGTTACGCAACTGGAAGAGTTCATCGCTCTGGCCGATGACTTGGCCAAGGTTTACGCCGAAACTCCTAGCGTCACCACTGCCGAAGAACTGCTGGCTCAACCTTCCACCATCAAGGAAGGCACCACGCTGGGCGAGTTGAAGGACGACATGTTCAACCGTATCCGCGAAGTCTTCAACGTTGGTCGTATGATCCGCGTCGAAGGTGCTACCGGCGGTTACAGCCACAACTCCAGCACCGTTAGTGGTGTTCTGGTCGAAGTCGAAGGCGACAATGCCGAAGTCGTCAAGGACGTCGCCATGCACGTCGCTGCGATGAGCCCTTCGGTTTTGAGCAAGGAAGACATCGACCCTGAATTGGTGGAAAAGGAACGTGCCATCCTCAAGGCAGCGGCCATGAACGAAGATTCGAGCAAGCCGGAAAACATCATCGACAAGATGGTGGAAGGCCGCCTGCGTAACTTCTACGCTCAGGTTGCCCTGCTCGAACAGCCTTTCGTCAAAGAGCCCAAGCAGACCGTCAGCAAGTACGCTGCGGAAAACGGCGTGAAGATCAAGGGCTTCACCCACTGGGTCATCGGCGACGACGCTACTCCTTCGGAAGAAGGTTAG
- the rpsB gene encoding 30S ribosomal protein S2, which translates to MSSGQQFVQELVECGIHFGHRTSRWNPKMAPYIYAKKNQIHIIDVRETIRGLLRAKKYLAQVSEGGSLVLFVGTKRQAGAAIEREAERCGMPFINERWLGGTLTNFRTIRSRLSRLEELERIIEGEELAKYSKKMQSSLQREYRKMYRNLNGLRTMNRLPEALVIVDPKKEKNAIKEAQSLGITTVALTDTDCDPDQVDLPIPGNDDGIRSIEMFLKLMADAAIDGKHHAAQQTEQAAK; encoded by the coding sequence ATGTCGAGCGGACAGCAATTTGTCCAGGAACTTGTCGAATGCGGCATTCACTTCGGTCACCGCACCAGCCGGTGGAACCCGAAGATGGCACCGTACATCTACGCCAAGAAGAATCAAATTCACATCATCGACGTCCGCGAAACTATTCGTGGGCTTCTGCGAGCCAAGAAGTATCTGGCTCAGGTTTCCGAAGGGGGCAGCCTGGTGCTGTTCGTGGGAACCAAGCGTCAAGCCGGTGCTGCCATCGAACGTGAAGCCGAACGCTGCGGCATGCCGTTCATCAACGAGCGTTGGCTCGGTGGTACTCTGACCAACTTCCGCACCATTCGTAGCCGCTTGAGCCGTCTGGAAGAGCTGGAACGAATCATCGAGGGCGAAGAACTGGCCAAGTACTCGAAGAAGATGCAGTCGTCGCTTCAACGCGAGTACCGCAAGATGTACCGCAACTTGAACGGTCTGCGTACGATGAACCGCCTGCCAGAAGCTTTGGTCATCGTCGACCCCAAGAAGGAAAAGAACGCCATCAAGGAAGCTCAATCGCTGGGCATCACGACGGTGGCTCTGACCGATACCGACTGCGATCCAGATCAAGTCGACCTGCCGATCCCAGGCAACGACGACGGTATCCGTTCGATCGAAATGTTCCTCAAGCTGATGGCAGACGCCGCCATCGACGGCAAGCATCACGCTGCCCAGCAAACGGAACAAGCGGCTAAGTAA
- a CDS encoding zf-HC2 domain-containing protein, whose product MTMPSDESWSECPAGELAELQRSLKEQERRIQGRRKILIAAGSATLGIASVGVSIVLSRADRSTAILSCQETVDLLPKYVAGTITSGKTRKAVEMHLDHCQKCREYFEETY is encoded by the coding sequence ATGACTATGCCCTCCGACGAATCTTGGTCCGAATGCCCTGCTGGAGAGCTCGCCGAGCTCCAGCGGTCGCTTAAAGAACAAGAGCGTCGTATCCAGGGACGGCGGAAAATCCTGATCGCGGCTGGAAGCGCTACCCTAGGAATAGCCAGTGTGGGGGTCAGCATTGTATTGAGCCGTGCTGACCGAAGTACCGCGATCCTCTCCTGCCAGGAAACAGTTGACCTCCTGCCCAAATACGTCGCTGGAACGATAACCAGCGGGAAGACGCGAAAAGCGGTTGAAATGCATCTAGACCACTGCCAGAAGTGTCGCGAGTATTTCGAGGAAACCTACTAG
- a CDS encoding Crp/Fnr family transcriptional regulator: MAGQIWYLKSCRLFENCTPLQIARLEAASRSKSVAKGEPIYLPADDANSVLVLASGRVKICHLTSDGKQSILAFIEPGEVFGELAILNMGNREEYAEAVENSRVIAIPEETLRELMEEHADLCLGVTKIIGLRRRRIERRVKNLLYLPNRERIIHLLLELAEQYGLETDRGIELSIRLSHQDLASLVGSTRETVTVVLGAMQNEGLIELGRKKVILKAPDQLAHQVGVPPLRMSDQPPSHSPAGFYFRHSLGT, from the coding sequence ATGGCGGGACAAATTTGGTATCTCAAGTCGTGCCGGCTCTTTGAGAACTGTACCCCTCTGCAAATCGCACGACTTGAGGCCGCTAGTCGCTCCAAGTCTGTCGCCAAGGGGGAGCCGATCTATTTGCCGGCCGATGATGCCAACTCCGTCCTCGTTTTGGCCAGTGGACGCGTCAAGATCTGCCATTTAACCAGTGATGGAAAGCAATCCATTCTGGCCTTCATCGAGCCTGGTGAAGTCTTCGGTGAATTAGCGATTCTGAATATGGGGAATCGCGAAGAGTACGCCGAAGCCGTCGAAAACTCACGAGTCATTGCCATTCCCGAGGAAACACTTCGGGAACTGATGGAAGAGCATGCGGATCTTTGCCTCGGCGTTACCAAAATCATCGGATTGCGACGACGAAGAATCGAGCGTCGTGTGAAGAACCTGCTGTATTTGCCTAATCGAGAGCGGATCATCCATCTGCTGCTGGAATTGGCCGAGCAATATGGCCTCGAAACCGATCGGGGAATCGAGCTTTCCATTCGTCTTTCGCATCAAGATTTGGCTAGTCTTGTCGGCAGCACGCGTGAAACCGTGACCGTTGTTCTCGGTGCGATGCAGAACGAAGGACTGATTGAACTGGGGCGGAAAAAGGTTATCCTCAAAGCACCTGACCAACTAGCTCATCAAGTTGGCGTTCCTCCGCTGCGGATGAGCGATCAGCCCCCATCCCATTCCCCCGCCGGTTTCTATTTTCGCCATTCACTTGGCACCTGA
- a CDS encoding redox-sensing transcriptional repressor Rex → MAKSKDNKKATSDQRVSKAVVSRLSLYLRELSRLERAGIETTSSTKLGEMLGFSDAQVRKDLANFGQFGYPGVGYRCSELISTIRQIMGTDQKWPVALVGVGNLGRALLGYRGFSNQGFNTVAAFDLDPKIVGTEIEGIPVFSLDNVDKIVKEKSIQLAILAVPAAAAQEVAERLVEAGIRGFLNFAAVTLRLPDDVTVIGVDLAIEMEQLSFAMTSRMS, encoded by the coding sequence ATGGCGAAAAGCAAAGACAACAAGAAAGCTACCAGCGACCAGCGTGTCTCGAAGGCCGTCGTCAGTCGATTAAGCCTTTATCTACGCGAGCTTTCGCGCCTCGAGCGGGCCGGCATCGAAACGACCAGCAGCACCAAGCTGGGAGAGATGCTGGGGTTCTCGGATGCCCAAGTCCGAAAAGACCTGGCAAACTTCGGACAATTCGGATACCCGGGCGTTGGGTATCGTTGTTCCGAGCTGATCTCCACGATTCGCCAAATCATGGGAACCGACCAGAAATGGCCGGTGGCACTGGTTGGTGTGGGTAATCTGGGTCGTGCCCTACTGGGTTATCGCGGCTTTTCGAACCAAGGCTTCAACACCGTCGCCGCATTTGATCTCGATCCGAAAATCGTTGGAACCGAGATTGAGGGGATCCCCGTTTTTAGCCTGGACAATGTAGACAAGATCGTTAAGGAGAAATCAATCCAATTAGCGATCCTAGCTGTTCCAGCCGCAGCCGCCCAGGAAGTGGCCGAGCGACTTGTCGAGGCTGGCATCCGTGGTTTCCTCAACTTTGCTGCGGTTACCCTAAGACTGCCAGATGATGTCACTGTGATTGGGGTCGATCTGGCGATCGAAATGGAACAATTATCATTCGCAATGACTTCGCGAATGTCGTAG
- a CDS encoding type II secretion system protein produces the protein MSQSKKAGFTLIEVLIVVVILAVLAATVIPQFTDSTTDAKKSSVLFNLHTLRSQIQLYRAHHDGAVPGNDLNELTIATKADGTAGGPFGPYLSKLPVNNFTNSSTVKVVTDDPVSADFTDTHGWLYNATTGEIWINYEDLGTE, from the coding sequence ATGTCGCAATCGAAGAAAGCTGGTTTCACGCTTATTGAGGTCCTGATTGTTGTGGTCATCTTGGCTGTTCTGGCAGCCACGGTTATCCCGCAATTCACGGACTCGACAACGGATGCCAAGAAGAGCAGCGTGCTGTTCAACCTGCATACGTTGCGATCGCAGATCCAGCTCTATCGCGCCCACCACGATGGGGCCGTCCCTGGTAACGATCTGAACGAGCTGACCATTGCTACGAAAGCCGACGGCACGGCCGGTGGTCCATTCGGTCCGTATCTGTCGAAGCTTCCCGTTAACAACTTCACGAATAGCAGCACGGTAAAGGTTGTCACCGATGACCCGGTCTCCGCCGATTTCACCGATACCCATGGCTGGCTCTACAACGCCACCACTGGCGAAATCTGGATCAATTATGAAGATCTGGGTACGGAATAA
- a CDS encoding dihydrofolate reductase — MTRLDDLQLPVILVGAMTKDRVIGQGDGMPWDIPEEYHTFIDNIRGQTVIMGRKSYEEFGPDLTSDHAIVVSRGTPDVEVPVVDSMEKALELARSYGVKIFVAGGSQIYELALPHADWMFLSEIREDYEGDKYFPNFDRSQWEVAREDEHARFIYREWKRVN, encoded by the coding sequence ATGACTCGATTGGACGATCTGCAACTCCCGGTGATCCTCGTCGGGGCGATGACGAAAGACCGCGTGATCGGTCAGGGGGACGGAATGCCGTGGGATATCCCCGAAGAATATCATACGTTCATCGATAACATTCGCGGACAGACGGTCATCATGGGACGCAAGTCATACGAAGAATTTGGTCCCGATCTTACAAGCGACCACGCGATCGTCGTCTCGCGTGGTACACCGGACGTCGAGGTGCCGGTTGTCGATAGCATGGAGAAAGCCCTTGAGCTGGCTCGTTCCTATGGCGTGAAGATCTTTGTCGCCGGCGGGTCGCAGATCTACGAACTAGCGCTGCCGCATGCGGATTGGATGTTCCTAAGCGAAATCAGGGAAGACTATGAAGGGGACAAGTACTTTCCAAATTTCGATCGCAGCCAATGGGAAGTTGCTCGTGAAGACGAGCATGCCAGATTCATCTATCGCGAGTGGAAACGGGTCAATTAG